One segment of Oscillospiraceae bacterium MB08-C2-2 DNA contains the following:
- a CDS encoding oligopeptide/dipeptide ABC transporter ATP-binding protein: MHENKVPLLEVQNLSKFFPVKSKTLFGPSQKVHAVEDVSFTLYEGETMGIVGESGSGKSTLARAILALTKTSGGKVLYEGKEITNFKKCDAANLRRQMQMIFQDPYASLNPKIKVGDAIAEPMLHYGLAKSKADAKAQVQELLQTIGLQPEVYDRFPHEFSGGQRQRIGIARALATQPRLLFCDESVSALDVSVQAQILNLFNELKRQRNLTYVFIGHDLAVVRYISDRILVMYLGKVMEIAPYDALFGEDTHPYTQALISAIPEPSTASRQERILLQGDIPSPVNPPNGCRFCQRCFKAEPVCFEKEPKLLEVGEGHYVRCHFAREGGNQ; this comes from the coding sequence ATGCATGAAAACAAAGTGCCGCTTCTGGAGGTGCAAAACCTCAGCAAGTTTTTTCCGGTAAAAAGCAAAACTCTCTTTGGCCCCAGTCAAAAGGTGCATGCGGTTGAAGATGTTTCGTTTACGCTTTATGAAGGCGAAACCATGGGAATCGTGGGGGAATCCGGTTCAGGAAAATCCACCCTTGCCCGTGCCATTTTGGCACTGACCAAAACCAGCGGCGGCAAGGTGCTGTATGAAGGCAAAGAGATTACCAACTTTAAAAAGTGTGATGCTGCCAATCTGCGCCGCCAGATGCAAATGATTTTTCAGGACCCCTATGCATCGCTTAACCCCAAGATTAAAGTGGGCGACGCCATTGCAGAACCAATGCTTCACTATGGGCTGGCAAAATCCAAGGCGGATGCCAAAGCACAGGTGCAGGAGCTTTTGCAGACCATTGGTTTGCAGCCCGAGGTGTATGACCGTTTTCCTCATGAATTTTCGGGCGGGCAGCGGCAGCGCATAGGCATTGCCCGGGCACTTGCCACACAGCCAAGGCTGCTGTTTTGCGATGAATCAGTTTCAGCATTGGATGTTTCGGTTCAGGCACAGATTTTGAACCTGTTTAACGAGCTGAAAAGGCAGCGCAACCTCACATATGTATTCATTGGGCACGACCTGGCCGTTGTTCGCTATATCAGCGACCGCATTCTTGTTATGTATTTGGGCAAGGTAATGGAGATCGCCCCCTATGATGCCCTATTTGGCGAGGATACTCACCCCTATACACAAGCATTGATTTCGGCAATACCGGAGCCTTCCACCGCCAGCCGGCAGGAGCGTATTTTGCTGCAAGGCGATATTCCAAGCCCGGTTAATCCGCCGAATGGCTGCCGTTTTTGCCAGCGGTGCTTCAAGGCAGAGCCTGTTTGCTTTGAAAAAGAGCCCAAGCTGTTGGAAGTGGGAGAGGGGCACTATGTACGCTGCCATTTTGCAAGGGAGGGGGGCAACCAATGA
- a CDS encoding ABC transporter ATP-binding protein produces the protein MPAIVEFKEYSMGFLDDDGQVFNLLDRVSFNVEPGRALGIVGESGCGKSMTSLSMMRLLPDAAVVQGGEILFEGRNLLEMDEREIAKVRGNRISMIFQEPMTALNPVLTIGFQISEIVRLHHPQLAQQEVEKRVMEVLTAVGISNPETRLSQYPHEFSGGMRQRVMIAMAIINEPALLIADEPTTALDVTVQAQILDLMRHLKGSGGLVVITHNLGVVAEICEEIVVMYAGRAVERGTLAAVFDNPLHPYTKGLMASVPTIRSSKEPLYTIPGTVPTVYDFGSGCRFADRCAHYMDQCSDEVPPLKQVGSDHLVQCWLNFEGEVTGDA, from the coding sequence ATGCCAGCCATCGTTGAATTTAAAGAGTATAGCATGGGTTTTTTGGACGACGACGGACAGGTTTTTAACCTGCTGGATCGAGTGTCTTTCAACGTGGAGCCGGGGCGTGCATTGGGCATTGTGGGGGAATCTGGCTGCGGCAAAAGTATGACCAGCCTTTCGATGATGCGCCTGCTGCCGGATGCAGCGGTTGTTCAGGGCGGAGAAATTTTGTTTGAAGGCAGAAATCTGCTGGAAATGGACGAAAGAGAAATCGCCAAGGTGCGGGGCAATCGAATCTCCATGATTTTTCAGGAACCTATGACAGCGCTGAATCCTGTGCTTACCATTGGTTTTCAAATAAGCGAAATTGTGCGGCTCCATCATCCACAGCTTGCACAGCAGGAAGTGGAAAAGCGTGTGATGGAAGTGTTAACTGCTGTAGGCATTTCCAACCCGGAAACCCGGCTTTCACAATATCCCCATGAATTTTCAGGCGGTATGCGGCAGCGTGTCATGATTGCCATGGCCATTATAAACGAACCGGCTCTTCTAATTGCAGATGAGCCCACCACAGCGCTGGATGTTACGGTGCAGGCGCAGATTTTGGATTTGATGCGGCATCTGAAAGGCAGCGGCGGCCTTGTAGTGATCACCCACAATTTGGGTGTGGTGGCTGAAATCTGCGAAGAGATTGTTGTCATGTATGCCGGGCGTGCGGTGGAGAGGGGCACCTTGGCAGCTGTGTTTGATAACCCTCTGCACCCCTACACCAAAGGGCTTATGGCATCGGTTCCCACCATTCGCAGCAGCAAAGAGCCTCTTTACACCATCCCCGGAACGGTGCCGACAGTATATGATTTTGGCAGTGGCTGCCGCTTTGCCGACCGCTGTGCTCACTATATGGACCAGTGCAGTGATGAGGTGCCACCCCTCAAACAGGTGGGAAGCGACCATTTGGTGCAGTGCTGGCTGAATTTTGAAGGGGAGGTGACCGGTGATGCATGA
- a CDS encoding cyclic nucleotide-binding domain-containing protein, with the protein MKIIDDLSLLEFYIEKYGLQEYFTKNLTQIAALHQYDADEMLAHEGQLCEYIWILVKGECMAYVYTANNKIHCECYFKDVSLLGEAATLWNEPPMNNVRTLTECHMVSIFAPQYRETLLNDNKFLRFAAYTLALHVRQNVVHFDPLETRLAGFILDAHKNGVFRYNLTQCADIMETSYRHLMRVLRIMCDSGILIKGERGDYHISDCDHLRQVAKGDIKLKEP; encoded by the coding sequence ATGAAAATCATCGACGATCTCAGCCTTCTTGAGTTTTATATTGAAAAGTATGGCTTACAGGAGTATTTCACAAAGAATCTTACCCAAATCGCCGCTCTGCACCAATACGATGCAGATGAAATGCTCGCACACGAAGGCCAGTTGTGTGAATACATCTGGATTTTGGTAAAAGGCGAGTGCATGGCGTATGTCTACACCGCCAACAATAAAATCCACTGCGAATGCTACTTCAAGGATGTTAGCCTGCTGGGTGAAGCCGCAACTCTTTGGAATGAGCCCCCCATGAACAATGTGCGCACATTAACCGAGTGCCACATGGTTTCTATTTTTGCCCCCCAATATCGTGAAACACTGCTGAACGATAACAAGTTTTTGCGTTTTGCCGCCTACACACTGGCCCTGCACGTGCGCCAAAACGTGGTTCATTTTGACCCGTTGGAAACCCGTCTGGCCGGGTTTATTTTGGATGCACACAAAAACGGCGTGTTTCGTTATAACCTCACTCAATGTGCCGATATTATGGAAACCAGCTACCGCCACCTGATGCGGGTGCTTCGCATTATGTGCGACAGCGGGATTCTGATCAAAGGCGAGCGAGGCGATTATCACATCTCCGATTGCGACCACCTGCGGCAAGTAGCCAAAGGTGATATTAAACTAAAAGAACCGTGA
- a CDS encoding BMP family ABC transporter substrate-binding protein, which yields MKKVKKILSLMLVAALTLVLASCGSGGQSQSAPAPTASESAESAAESAAPAGEKLKLVVCVGWINDLSFYQSTYEGSQKVLAELGDKYEVEVVEMGTDNAVWPDAFYDAADNGADIIVSVGYQNKEAFETIPKEYPDTKFILFDQELDFSAGGLDNVLSIVFDANEAGFLSGAAAGYYTTSEQGNPDKKIGFVGAYDSATINNFLVGYAEGARYVDPEIEVSTAYIGGFSDTAKAKDLAKAQIAGGADVMFQVAGGAGNGVFEAVTENGGVAIGVDSDQFVTLKGTGLEGSIMTSCLKEVGNALFKLCSDYAADPASVAFGENVVYGLGENAVGIVYNENLTKYIGEENVTKIKELQDKIAKGEIKVTSAIGLSADEIKKVVAGK from the coding sequence ATGAAAAAAGTCAAAAAGATTTTGAGCCTTATGCTGGTGGCAGCACTGACCTTGGTTCTCGCATCCTGCGGAAGCGGCGGCCAAAGCCAGAGTGCACCTGCTCCCACAGCCAGTGAAAGTGCCGAATCCGCAGCAGAATCTGCTGCTCCCGCCGGTGAAAAGCTGAAGCTGGTTGTCTGTGTAGGCTGGATCAACGATCTTTCCTTCTATCAATCCACTTATGAAGGCAGCCAGAAAGTGCTGGCCGAGCTGGGCGATAAGTATGAGGTTGAAGTTGTGGAAATGGGCACCGACAACGCTGTCTGGCCTGATGCTTTCTATGATGCAGCCGATAATGGCGCAGATATCATTGTTTCAGTAGGCTACCAGAACAAAGAAGCCTTCGAAACCATTCCTAAAGAATACCCTGACACCAAGTTCATCCTGTTTGATCAGGAGCTTGATTTCTCCGCCGGTGGTTTGGATAACGTTCTTTCCATCGTGTTCGATGCCAACGAAGCCGGTTTCCTTTCCGGTGCAGCAGCTGGCTACTACACCACCTCTGAGCAGGGCAATCCTGACAAGAAAATCGGTTTTGTAGGTGCCTATGATTCGGCCACCATCAACAACTTCCTTGTTGGTTATGCCGAGGGTGCCCGTTATGTTGATCCTGAGATCGAAGTATCCACTGCTTATATCGGTGGTTTTTCTGATACTGCTAAAGCCAAGGATTTGGCTAAGGCTCAGATTGCCGGTGGTGCAGATGTCATGTTCCAGGTAGCTGGCGGCGCTGGTAACGGCGTGTTCGAAGCAGTCACCGAAAATGGCGGCGTAGCCATTGGCGTTGATTCCGATCAGTTTGTTACCCTGAAAGGAACCGGCCTGGAGGGCAGCATCATGACTTCCTGCCTTAAAGAAGTAGGCAATGCCCTCTTCAAGCTCTGCTCCGACTATGCCGCTGATCCTGCCAGTGTAGCGTTTGGCGAAAATGTGGTTTATGGTCTTGGGGAGAATGCTGTGGGTATCGTTTACAACGAGAATCTCACCAAGTATATTGGGGAAGAGAACGTAACCAAGATCAAAGAGCTTCAAGATAAAATTGCCAAGGGCGAGATTAAGGTTACCAGTGCCATTGGCCTGAGCGCTGATGAAATCAAAAAGGTTGTTGCAGGTAAATAA
- a CDS encoding ABC transporter permease, whose amino-acid sequence MSIFLTEDFWYMVLRCTTPILFATLAALIANASGLMNLGLEGSMTVSALFGALGCGFTGSIYIGLLCGMAAGILVTMLLAFSVMRLGANRIIAGVALNLACTGGSVFLLYTITGDKTSTNALPSSAFPSVPIPLVSEIPVVGKVLSGHNVFTYVAFISAIVLFVVLGRTKFGIKVRAVGEMPAAAESVGIKVNDIRYKALLLSGLFASLGGIYLSMGYVSRFTSGMVAGRGYIALATNAMAASNPLLAIASSLLYGFGNALSIYQQNNNTDPYLVELIPYVFIIVFYTLISFLQKRRDAIISPVRMGQSR is encoded by the coding sequence GTGAGCATTTTTTTAACAGAAGATTTTTGGTATATGGTGCTGCGCTGCACGACCCCTATCCTGTTCGCCACCTTGGCGGCGCTGATTGCCAACGCCTCAGGGCTTATGAATCTGGGGCTGGAGGGAAGCATGACCGTGTCGGCGTTGTTTGGCGCACTGGGCTGTGGATTTACCGGCAGCATCTACATTGGTCTGCTTTGCGGAATGGCTGCGGGCATTCTGGTCACCATGCTGTTGGCTTTTTCTGTCATGCGGCTGGGCGCAAACCGCATCATTGCGGGTGTGGCGCTGAATCTTGCCTGCACAGGCGGCTCGGTATTCCTCCTTTACACCATTACAGGGGATAAAACCAGCACCAACGCCCTGCCCTCCTCGGCCTTTCCTTCGGTTCCCATTCCGCTGGTTTCGGAGATTCCGGTGGTGGGCAAGGTTCTTTCTGGGCATAATGTTTTTACCTATGTCGCGTTTATCTCTGCAATTGTGCTTTTTGTTGTGCTTGGTCGCACCAAATTCGGCATCAAGGTGCGTGCGGTGGGTGAGATGCCTGCGGCGGCCGAATCAGTGGGTATCAAGGTCAATGACATTCGCTATAAGGCGCTGCTTTTGAGCGGGCTGTTCGCCTCTTTGGGTGGTATTTACCTTTCTATGGGCTATGTTTCCCGCTTTACTTCCGGGATGGTTGCGGGCCGGGGCTATATTGCGTTGGCCACCAACGCCATGGCTGCAAGCAACCCGCTGCTGGCGATAGCTTCTTCACTGCTTTACGGCTTTGGGAACGCATTATCCATTTATCAGCAGAATAACAACACGGATCCTTATCTGGTGGAGCTCATTCCTTATGTGTTTATTATTGTATTTTATACGCTGATCAGCTTTTTGCAAAAGCGCAGGGACGCAATAATAAGCCCGGTAAGAATGGGCCAAAGCAGGTAA
- a CDS encoding ABC transporter permease produces the protein MGKSKKNGWYNIMRVGTAVALSFLIAAIIITLVADDPGKAIQNFFLGALSTRRNVSKVIVDLIPLVFSGMAINVMHKSGLFSMSADSSLYLSAVVSALIAIGMPLPAGVHQIVIIVAGTVVGGLVSLIPVLLKRATGANELVVSLMMNYVAFNLGYWIIRNTYIDTNNGSYSISFQETATLGTLIPQTSIHYGLILMIAAVVVMWLVMNRSRYGRELSITGSNAAFAKYAGIPVGGVIAASQLIGGMLAGLGGSIHMIGAYTKFEWNVAPSYVWDGILINLLAGKKVRNIPLAAFFLAYIRVGANVMSRNAKVATELVAIIQGLVILLIASERFLYGLKKRMEEREALSNAAVAER, from the coding sequence ATGGGCAAGAGCAAGAAAAACGGTTGGTATAATATTATGCGGGTGGGAACAGCGGTTGCGCTTTCCTTTCTGATTGCGGCCATTATCATTACACTGGTGGCCGATGATCCCGGGAAGGCAATCCAGAATTTCTTCCTTGGAGCGCTGAGCACCCGGCGGAATGTTTCTAAGGTAATCGTGGATTTGATTCCGCTGGTTTTCTCCGGCATGGCGATTAATGTCATGCACAAAAGCGGCTTGTTTTCTATGTCTGCCGACAGTTCTTTGTATCTTTCGGCGGTGGTATCTGCTTTGATCGCAATTGGGATGCCTCTCCCGGCGGGGGTGCATCAGATTGTGATTATTGTGGCGGGCACTGTGGTTGGCGGGCTGGTCAGCCTTATTCCTGTGCTGCTCAAGCGTGCAACAGGGGCCAATGAGCTGGTTGTTTCGCTGATGATGAACTATGTGGCCTTCAATCTGGGCTACTGGATTATTCGGAATACCTATATCGACACCAACAACGGTTCCTATTCCATCTCCTTTCAGGAAACAGCCACTCTGGGCACACTCATTCCCCAGACCAGTATTCATTATGGGCTGATCCTGATGATTGCCGCTGTGGTTGTTATGTGGTTGGTTATGAACCGTTCCCGTTATGGGCGGGAGCTTTCCATCACCGGCTCCAATGCGGCTTTTGCTAAATATGCCGGTATCCCGGTGGGCGGCGTGATTGCCGCATCCCAGCTGATTGGCGGTATGCTGGCCGGTCTGGGCGGTTCCATCCACATGATCGGCGCTTACACCAAGTTTGAGTGGAATGTGGCCCCCAGCTATGTGTGGGACGGCATACTCATTAACCTTCTGGCCGGGAAGAAAGTCAGAAACATTCCACTGGCCGCCTTCTTTCTGGCCTATATCCGGGTTGGTGCCAATGTGATGAGCCGCAATGCCAAGGTGGCCACCGAGCTGGTTGCCATCATTCAAGGGCTTGTGATTCTGCTGATTGCTTCGGAGCGATTTCTCTACGGGCTGAAAAAGCGGATGGAAGAGCGGGAGGCCCTTAGCAACGCCGCTGTGGCAGAGAGGTAG
- a CDS encoding ABC transporter ATP-binding protein encodes MENEILLQIDKLTKIYPGGVLANHEISFDIRKGEIHALVGENGAGKSTLMKCLFGIEDVTSGRILLSGEEVRFTSSQDAISHGIGMVQQSTMLVPSLTVAENLTLGMEPSNGLFVDRKKAVEQTKAISQKYNLQVDAEKKVRDISIGMKQKLEILKTMYRGARIIILDEPTAVLTPQETDELFTQLVNLKHEGYTIIFISHKLGEVKQICDRLTVLKAGKSIGTYSVADVSVQDISRLMVGRDVVIEYNQAPCKPGETIFEAKKLNYHDKFGTHRLKDLSFSLHRGEVLGVAGIEGNGQLEAMNIITGNLSAESGEIFFKGSNIANHSVKTVRDAGMAHISEDRAYNGSAPELSVRDNLIATFLRKFSGSLGLLNNREIDSFSVKAVGDYQIVTSSLDTSIKSLSGGNIQKAIVAREFESNADMIVLNQPTRGVDVGAMEFIHKKILEMRDKEKALLLVSADLTELTALSDRIIIVCEGKVVGVVSDVKNTTEEELGLYMLGLKQDDQEKLATA; translated from the coding sequence GTGGAAAACGAGATATTGCTGCAAATCGATAAGCTGACCAAGATATATCCGGGCGGCGTATTGGCAAACCATGAGATCAGCTTTGATATCCGCAAGGGGGAGATTCATGCTCTTGTGGGCGAAAACGGCGCAGGAAAATCCACACTGATGAAGTGTCTCTTCGGGATTGAAGATGTTACAAGCGGCCGCATTCTTCTTAGTGGAGAGGAGGTTCGCTTCACTTCCAGTCAGGATGCGATTTCACACGGAATCGGCATGGTTCAGCAGAGCACAATGCTGGTGCCCTCTCTTACAGTGGCGGAGAATCTGACCTTGGGTATGGAGCCTTCCAACGGCCTGTTTGTTGACCGTAAAAAGGCTGTTGAGCAGACCAAGGCCATCTCCCAAAAGTATAACCTGCAAGTGGATGCCGAAAAAAAGGTGCGGGATATCTCCATCGGTATGAAGCAAAAGCTGGAGATTCTCAAAACCATGTACAGGGGCGCCCGCATTATCATACTGGACGAGCCCACAGCGGTGCTGACTCCCCAGGAGACTGATGAGCTGTTTACCCAGCTGGTCAACCTGAAGCATGAAGGCTACACCATCATTTTCATCTCCCACAAGCTGGGGGAGGTCAAGCAGATTTGTGATAGGCTCACCGTGCTCAAAGCCGGAAAATCCATTGGAACCTATTCGGTTGCCGATGTATCGGTGCAGGATATTTCCCGCCTGATGGTGGGCCGGGATGTGGTGATTGAATACAATCAGGCTCCCTGCAAGCCCGGCGAAACCATCTTCGAAGCCAAAAAGCTCAACTATCACGATAAATTCGGCACCCACCGGCTGAAAGACCTTTCTTTTTCACTGCATAGGGGTGAGGTGTTGGGGGTTGCGGGCATTGAGGGCAACGGCCAGTTGGAGGCCATGAATATTATAACCGGCAATCTTTCCGCCGAATCCGGCGAGATTTTCTTTAAGGGCAGCAACATTGCCAACCATTCTGTAAAGACTGTGCGTGATGCAGGCATGGCCCACATCTCCGAGGATCGGGCCTATAACGGCAGTGCCCCCGAGCTGAGTGTGCGGGATAATTTGATTGCCACTTTCCTGCGGAAGTTTTCCGGCTCCTTGGGGCTGCTGAACAACCGGGAAATCGATTCTTTTTCTGTCAAGGCGGTTGGGGATTATCAGATTGTTACTTCCAGTCTGGATACCAGCATCAAGAGCCTTTCCGGAGGCAATATTCAAAAAGCCATTGTTGCCCGGGAATTCGAGAGTAATGCTGATATGATTGTCCTCAACCAACCCACCCGAGGTGTGGATGTTGGCGCTATGGAGTTTATTCACAAGAAGATTTTGGAGATGAGGGATAAAGAAAAAGCCCTCCTGCTGGTCAGTGCAGACTTGACCGAGCTGACCGCTCTCAGCGACCGCATCATCATCGTCTGCGAAGGCAAGGTTGTGGGTGTGGTAAGCGATGTGAAGAACACCACCGAGGAAGAGCTGGGCCTTTATATGCTGGGCCTCAAGCAGGATGATCAAGAAAAGCTGGCCACGGCATAG